The following proteins come from a genomic window of Limosilactobacillus reuteri:
- the ileS gene encoding isoleucine--tRNA ligase — protein sequence MRIKDTLNLGRTKFPMRGKLPVTEAQREQLWEENKVYELRQKLNEGKPTFVLHDGPPYANGNIHIGHAMNKISKDFIVRYKSMSGYRAPYVPGWDTHGLPIEHQLTKSGYDRKKMSLTEFRDLCREYALKQVDKQRTDFKRLGVSGEWDHPYLTLDKEFEAAQIRVFGEFAKKGLLYQAKKPVYWSWSSESALAEAEVEYHDVVAKTAFFAEQIKDGKGRLDNDTYLVVWTTTPWTIPASEAVAVNAKFDYSVVKPANDDRKFVVATDLLEKLAEKLGWEDYEVVDHLLGQELEGMTTQHPYLDRDLLVGLADYVTADAGTGLVHTAPGYGDDDYNFGKKYDLPIFAPINDQGVLTKENGEGFEGVFYQDADDVSLQKLEENNALLLQEPLQHSYPFDWRTKQPIIFRATDQWFVSIEKMRQNILDALEDVKYHPEWGRVRLRNMIKDRGDWVISRQRVWGVPLPIFYAEDGTPIMEEETINHVADLFAKYGSNVWFEREAKDLLPEGYTNEHSPNGQFTKETDIMDVWFDSGSSHQGVLAERDYLTYPADLYLEGSDQYRGWFNSSLITSVVCSGHAPYKEIVSQGFTLDKRGNKMSKSQGNVIDPNKVVQQMGAEIIRLWVMSADTSADVRVSMGTFQQISEAYRKLRNTFRFLLANTSDFNPEENTVSYEKLQSVDKYMLVKLNHFLKTMREDFDNYDFLDAYKVLINFVNNDLSAFYMNIAKDVLYIEAENSEVRRSMQTVFYDILLTLVKLLTPILPHTTEEVWSYMNEPEDFVQLTEIPDPRTFDGEEELLSKWDDFMEVRSHVLKSLEEARNAKLIGKSLEAQVDLYLTDDQKQLLDSLDENIQLLLGVSALHVHPADEAPADADQYNDGVAVKVTTANGETCARCRMVKEDVGSDPAYPELCARCAAIVRENFPETAEDGLEEE from the coding sequence ATGCGTATTAAAGATACGTTAAACCTTGGCCGCACTAAATTTCCAATGCGCGGAAAGTTACCTGTAACTGAGGCACAACGAGAACAGCTATGGGAAGAAAATAAAGTTTATGAACTACGACAAAAATTAAATGAAGGAAAGCCTACTTTTGTTTTACATGATGGGCCTCCATATGCTAACGGTAATATTCACATTGGTCACGCTATGAATAAGATTTCTAAAGATTTTATTGTGCGCTATAAGTCAATGTCTGGCTACCGGGCACCTTATGTTCCTGGTTGGGATACTCACGGCTTGCCAATTGAACACCAATTAACTAAATCTGGTTATGACCGTAAAAAGATGAGCTTAACTGAATTCCGTGATCTTTGCCGAGAATATGCTCTTAAGCAAGTTGATAAGCAACGGACTGACTTTAAGCGTTTAGGTGTAAGTGGTGAATGGGATCATCCATATCTTACCCTTGATAAAGAATTTGAAGCTGCTCAAATTCGGGTATTCGGTGAATTTGCTAAGAAGGGTCTATTATATCAAGCTAAGAAGCCAGTTTACTGGTCATGGTCTTCAGAATCAGCCTTGGCAGAAGCCGAAGTTGAATATCATGATGTTGTTGCTAAAACTGCCTTCTTTGCAGAACAAATTAAAGATGGCAAAGGCCGTTTAGATAATGATACATATTTAGTTGTTTGGACGACTACACCATGGACCATTCCAGCTTCAGAAGCGGTTGCTGTTAATGCAAAGTTTGATTATTCAGTTGTAAAGCCTGCTAATGATGACCGGAAGTTTGTTGTTGCAACAGATCTTCTTGAAAAATTAGCGGAAAAACTTGGTTGGGAAGATTATGAAGTTGTTGACCATCTACTGGGACAAGAACTTGAAGGAATGACTACTCAACACCCATACCTTGATCGTGATCTTCTTGTTGGCTTAGCAGATTACGTTACTGCTGATGCTGGTACTGGCCTTGTTCACACTGCTCCTGGATATGGGGATGATGATTACAACTTTGGTAAAAAGTATGACTTGCCAATTTTTGCCCCAATCAATGATCAAGGTGTTTTAACCAAGGAAAACGGTGAAGGCTTTGAAGGGGTATTCTACCAAGATGCTGATGACGTTTCCCTTCAAAAGTTAGAAGAAAACAATGCTTTACTTCTTCAAGAGCCATTACAACACAGCTACCCATTTGATTGGCGGACAAAGCAACCAATCATCTTCCGGGCAACTGATCAATGGTTTGTATCAATTGAAAAGATGCGCCAAAATATTTTAGATGCCTTAGAAGACGTTAAGTACCACCCAGAATGGGGAAGGGTTCGTCTTCGCAATATGATCAAAGACCGTGGTGATTGGGTAATTTCTCGTCAACGTGTTTGGGGTGTGCCTTTACCAATCTTCTATGCTGAAGATGGCACACCAATCATGGAAGAAGAAACGATCAACCATGTAGCAGATTTATTTGCTAAGTATGGCTCTAATGTTTGGTTTGAACGTGAGGCAAAAGACCTCTTGCCAGAAGGATACACTAATGAACACTCTCCTAATGGTCAATTTACTAAAGAAACTGACATTATGGACGTATGGTTTGATTCTGGTTCATCACACCAAGGGGTATTAGCTGAACGTGATTATTTAACATACCCAGCAGACCTTTACCTCGAAGGATCTGACCAATATCGTGGTTGGTTTAACTCGAGTTTGATTACCAGTGTTGTATGTTCAGGACATGCGCCATATAAGGAAATCGTTTCTCAAGGGTTCACACTTGATAAGCGCGGTAACAAGATGAGTAAATCTCAAGGTAACGTTATCGATCCAAATAAAGTTGTTCAACAAATGGGTGCAGAAATTATCCGTTTATGGGTAATGAGTGCTGATACTTCGGCTGATGTTCGGGTATCGATGGGGACATTCCAACAGATTTCTGAAGCATATCGTAAGTTGAGAAATACGTTCCGCTTCTTACTTGCTAATACCAGCGACTTCAATCCTGAAGAAAATACTGTTTCTTATGAGAAGTTACAATCAGTAGACAAGTACATGTTGGTTAAACTTAACCACTTCTTGAAGACAATGCGGGAAGATTTTGATAACTACGATTTCCTTGATGCTTATAAGGTATTGATCAACTTTGTAAACAACGATCTTTCAGCTTTCTACATGAACATTGCCAAAGATGTGCTCTACATTGAGGCTGAAAATTCAGAAGTTCGGCGGTCAATGCAAACAGTTTTCTATGATATTCTTTTGACACTTGTTAAACTTCTTACGCCAATCCTTCCTCACACTACAGAAGAAGTATGGAGTTACATGAATGAACCGGAAGATTTTGTTCAATTAACTGAAATTCCAGATCCACGGACATTTGATGGTGAAGAAGAGCTATTGAGTAAGTGGGATGACTTTATGGAAGTGCGTTCACATGTTCTAAAGAGTCTTGAAGAAGCACGGAATGCTAAGCTAATCGGTAAATCTCTTGAAGCGCAAGTTGATCTTTACTTAACCGATGACCAAAAGCAATTACTTGATAGCCTTGATGAAAACATTCAATTATTGCTAGGAGTTTCTGCTCTTCATGTACATCCAGCTGATGAAGCGCCTGCTGATGCTGACCAATACAACGATGGAGTAGCAGTTAAGGTTACAACTGCTAATGGTGAAACTTGTGCTCGTTGTCGTATGGTTAAGGAAGATGTTGGCAGTGATCCAGCATATCCTGAATTATGTGCTCGCTGTGCTGCTATTGTTCGGGAAAACTTCCCTGAAACAGCAGAAGATGGTTTAGAAGAAGAATAA
- a CDS encoding cold shock domain-containing protein has translation MLKGKVKSFDEQKGWGFITVPHEGEIFVHYSGIEGTCRRILHPDEEVSLVIVQGQKGPQAAHVRVLR, from the coding sequence ATGCTCAAAGGAAAAGTAAAAAGTTTTGACGAACAAAAAGGATGGGGCTTTATTACAGTTCCTCATGAAGGAGAAATTTTTGTTCATTATAGTGGAATTGAAGGAACGTGTCGTCGCATCCTTCACCCCGATGAAGAGGTCTCATTAGTAATTGTTCAAGGACAAAAGGGACCGCAAGCAGCACATGTTCGTGTTTTAAGATAA
- a CDS encoding NUDIX hydrolase: protein MEFEERPISSKTVFHGYLIDVEVQQVITPHGNITQREIVHHAPAIAILALTADNKMILEKQWRAPIAKTTLEIPAGKLDQRDADNALHAAKRELNEETRYEATSLKKISSFYTSVGCMDEYMTLYLATGLKRVSNELPQDQDEQLMLKEVTLPQALEMIDQGEIEDAKTIMTIYYWQGMNNRG from the coding sequence ATGGAATTTGAAGAGCGACCAATAAGTAGTAAAACAGTTTTTCACGGCTATTTAATCGATGTTGAAGTACAGCAAGTTATCACCCCACATGGGAATATAACACAACGAGAAATCGTCCACCACGCACCAGCAATTGCGATTTTAGCTTTGACGGCTGATAATAAAATGATTCTTGAAAAACAGTGGCGCGCACCAATTGCGAAAACAACCCTTGAAATTCCTGCGGGGAAGCTCGACCAACGGGATGCTGATAATGCTCTTCATGCGGCTAAACGTGAATTAAATGAAGAAACAAGGTATGAAGCAACAAGTTTGAAAAAAATTTCTTCATTTTATACTTCTGTTGGTTGTATGGATGAATATATGACTCTTTATTTGGCCACGGGATTAAAACGAGTTAGCAACGAGCTGCCGCAAGATCAAGATGAACAGTTGATGTTAAAAGAAGTAACTTTACCACAAGCACTTGAAATGATTGATCAAGGCGAAATTGAAGATGCTAAGACAATCATGACAATCTATTACTGGCAAGGAATGAACAACCGTGGATAA